The Ruania alba genome window below encodes:
- a CDS encoding phosphotransferase enzyme family protein, translating to MLCDADRALIARETDLPALATVLDPERLQSWLGDRLGVEIHAQIRYLRYKPGTSCVAAVQVSGPSTCRTMVVTAYASGGFRKLAKSVNRAPAGALLAMDPSLSALVAAPAADRDLPALRLLSDDRLRPMLLRRVWGQHAQVEGTSLRELAYKPQRRWVGRLEMASGPVLVRAYRRGDLEAAAARIQALAGAPARTPRLLGTDRRRGFAAVEFLPGDAVPAVPDRASLAAAGRVLDTLHGHPANLPRHDARTDRAALNAVVRQLGIVLPEIGEEVVDVAHRTADELREDVPSVSLHGDLSLDQVIIDGGEAGLIDLDHACTGPAEADLASLLADAHVRGAGDVTDLFGGVVAGYRRPLDTDRLATYTALQLLRRAAEPFRRREEEWPERTRRVVDSAARVLRGGITALEAAK from the coding sequence GTGCTGTGCGACGCTGACCGAGCACTGATCGCCCGCGAAACCGATCTGCCGGCCCTGGCCACTGTGCTCGACCCCGAACGTCTCCAGTCCTGGCTCGGTGACCGGCTCGGCGTCGAGATCCACGCGCAGATCAGGTACCTGCGGTACAAACCTGGCACGAGTTGCGTGGCGGCCGTGCAGGTATCGGGGCCGAGCACGTGCCGCACCATGGTGGTCACTGCGTACGCCTCGGGAGGCTTCCGCAAGCTGGCCAAGTCGGTGAACCGTGCTCCCGCCGGAGCCCTCCTGGCGATGGATCCGAGTCTTTCAGCCCTCGTGGCCGCCCCGGCCGCGGACCGCGACCTGCCGGCCCTGCGGCTGTTGAGCGACGACAGGCTGCGGCCGATGTTGCTGCGCAGAGTCTGGGGGCAGCACGCGCAGGTGGAAGGGACGTCACTGCGTGAGCTCGCCTACAAACCGCAACGGCGGTGGGTGGGCCGGCTGGAGATGGCCTCGGGGCCGGTCCTGGTACGGGCGTACCGCCGCGGCGATCTGGAAGCCGCCGCTGCGCGGATCCAGGCGCTCGCCGGCGCGCCCGCGCGAACCCCCCGGCTCCTGGGAACCGACCGCCGCCGCGGTTTCGCCGCGGTGGAGTTTCTCCCCGGCGATGCCGTGCCGGCAGTCCCGGATCGCGCCTCCCTTGCTGCCGCGGGGCGGGTGCTGGACACGTTGCATGGGCACCCCGCGAACCTCCCCAGGCACGACGCCCGCACCGATCGGGCAGCACTGAACGCCGTGGTCCGCCAGCTCGGCATCGTTCTGCCTGAGATCGGTGAGGAGGTAGTCGACGTCGCGCACCGCACGGCCGACGAACTGCGCGAGGACGTCCCGAGCGTCTCCCTGCATGGTGATCTCTCCCTGGATCAGGTGATCATCGACGGCGGTGAGGCAGGCCTGATCGACCTGGACCACGCCTGCACCGGGCCGGCCGAAGCCGATCTGGCGAGCCTGCTCGCCGATGCCCACGTACGAGGGGCAGGAGACGTGACCGACCTCTTCGGCGGGGTGGTGGCCGGGTACCGGCGCCCCCTCGACACCGATCGACTCGCCACGTACACCGCGCTACAGCTGTTGCGACGTGCCGCGGAACCGTTCCGCAGGCGGGAAGAGGAGTGGCCCGAGCGGACCCGCCGAGTGGTCGATTCGGCGGCCCGCGTGCTCCGCGGCGGCATCACCGCGTTGGAGGCGGCGAAGTGA
- a CDS encoding ABC transporter ATP-binding protein — protein sequence MPSSDRRSMRRSLHGLRRTAGYLKPHLRAERTLLFGGSAALFAEVAMRLLEPWPLKFVLDGVIAASGARIGLDAPDNLPMVLVLACVALLVIVTLRAVAAYLMTLCFALAGNRLLTAMREQVYAHLQTLSMAFHDNARTGDLVTRVTSDVGRLKEVGVTAALPLLGNVITMVTMLGVVAVLDWQLALVMLAVLPLFVLTGARLSRKITGVSRTQRKAEGALASLAAETLAAMRVVQSYSLEDRMQAAFASNNVKTLKDGVKAKKLSAGLERRTDVLVGIATAGVLYLGATRVLAGALTPGELVVFLTYLKAAFKPMRDLAKYTGRIAQAAASGERLVDLLEERPRVVNQQWARSARPFLGDIQFTDVWLSYTTGHPVLRGLNLRIRAGERVAVVGPSGAGKSSVAMLLSRLRDPDYGQVRIDGHDLRDLTMESVRPQIAIVLQESLLFAMSIRENIAHGACDVTDEEIERAARLAGAHEFITALPDGYDTVVGERGATLSGGQRQRIAIARAAVRDAPIVVLDEAMTGLDQDTEQEVLAAMDRLTDGRTTIVITHDLAAAQNADRVIWIDGGLATDHGPPSQVLSRHAGEPGVISGPHRRDPREAYRAVRR from the coding sequence ATGCCCTCGTCTGATCGCCGAAGTATGCGGCGTTCGCTGCACGGGCTGCGTCGCACGGCCGGCTACCTGAAACCGCACCTGCGCGCTGAACGGACTCTGCTGTTCGGTGGCTCAGCAGCGCTGTTCGCCGAGGTAGCGATGCGGTTGCTGGAACCGTGGCCGCTGAAGTTTGTTCTCGACGGCGTGATCGCTGCAAGCGGCGCCCGGATCGGGCTCGACGCTCCGGACAACCTGCCGATGGTGCTCGTCCTCGCCTGTGTGGCGCTCCTGGTCATCGTGACCCTGCGCGCGGTGGCGGCCTATCTGATGACCCTGTGCTTCGCCCTCGCCGGGAATCGGCTGCTGACGGCGATGCGGGAGCAGGTCTACGCTCACCTGCAGACGCTGTCGATGGCCTTCCACGACAACGCCCGAACCGGTGACCTCGTGACCAGGGTGACCTCCGACGTCGGACGGTTGAAGGAGGTGGGCGTCACTGCGGCACTGCCCTTGCTGGGCAATGTCATCACGATGGTCACGATGCTGGGTGTGGTGGCCGTGCTCGACTGGCAGCTGGCTCTGGTGATGCTCGCCGTGCTCCCCCTCTTCGTGCTGACCGGTGCACGCCTGTCCCGCAAGATCACCGGGGTCTCACGCACACAGCGCAAGGCGGAGGGTGCGTTGGCCTCGTTGGCCGCCGAGACGCTGGCGGCCATGCGGGTGGTGCAGTCGTACTCCCTCGAGGACCGGATGCAGGCCGCCTTCGCGAGCAACAACGTGAAGACCCTCAAGGACGGTGTCAAGGCGAAGAAGCTCTCCGCCGGGCTCGAACGACGCACCGATGTGCTCGTCGGGATCGCCACCGCCGGAGTCCTCTACCTCGGCGCCACCCGGGTACTCGCCGGAGCGCTCACCCCCGGCGAGCTGGTGGTCTTCCTCACCTACCTCAAGGCTGCGTTCAAACCGATGCGGGACCTGGCGAAGTACACCGGCCGGATCGCCCAGGCCGCAGCCTCGGGGGAGCGGTTGGTCGACCTCCTCGAGGAACGGCCGCGGGTGGTGAACCAGCAATGGGCGCGGTCGGCGCGACCGTTCCTGGGCGATATCCAGTTCACGGACGTGTGGTTGTCGTACACCACCGGGCACCCCGTGTTGCGCGGGCTGAATCTGCGGATCCGTGCCGGGGAGCGCGTCGCCGTCGTCGGTCCCTCGGGGGCGGGCAAGTCGAGCGTGGCCATGCTGCTCTCCCGGTTGCGGGACCCGGACTACGGCCAGGTCCGCATCGACGGCCACGACCTGCGTGACCTCACCATGGAGTCCGTGCGCCCGCAGATCGCGATCGTGTTGCAGGAGAGTCTGCTGTTCGCCATGTCGATCCGGGAGAACATCGCCCATGGGGCGTGCGACGTCACCGACGAGGAGATCGAGCGTGCAGCCCGGCTCGCGGGTGCCCATGAGTTCATCACCGCACTCCCGGACGGGTATGACACGGTTGTCGGCGAGCGAGGCGCCACCCTTTCCGGGGGGCAACGGCAACGCATCGCCATCGCCCGTGCTGCGGTGCGAGATGCTCCGATCGTCGTGCTCGACGAGGCCATGACCGGGTTGGACCAGGACACCGAGCAGGAAGTCCTCGCCGCCATGGACCGCCTCACCGACGGGCGCACCACCATCGTCATCACTCACGACCTCGCGGCCGCGCAGAACGCTGACCGAGTCATCTGGATCGACGGGGGCCTGGCGACCGATCACGGCCCGCCGAGCCAGGTGCTCAGCCGGCACGCCGGCGAACCTGGTGTGATCAGCGGCCCCCATCGCCGAGACCCGCGAGAGGCCTATCGTGCTGTGCGACGCTGA
- a CDS encoding phosphotransferase — translation MSTELLLPRLDRDLRSRGLTLVRAMPRDTGHALLEVRDQAGVSMAGQLFADPARARRVAAGTAPGSGLVSTVGELAVVQRDGADRRIGAAGPAAEPGARLVAHRPERRAVIEQRRGSATVYVKVVRPGRLDAVPWVSEHLHRAGVRVPQVLAHDSTSLTMAALPGATLHAVLGTPQTSTTAAYRAGRAVGRAIRRLHDVPVPGSGPVRHDHAAEVEVTRRWIGLARAYGVLPSVPTQLGASAGSLTEASEPVLLHRDLHDKQVVIDGSDVGLLDLDLLAVGDPALDVANLLVHLELRVGQGHTSAALARSCGTGLLRGYRISEAVHRRLPVYAQLTRLRLLAVYAFRPAGRKAARQVLTEPWRW, via the coding sequence GTGAGCACCGAACTGCTGCTGCCGAGGCTCGATCGGGACCTGCGCTCTCGTGGCCTGACCCTCGTGCGGGCGATGCCCCGCGATACCGGCCACGCACTCCTCGAGGTCCGGGACCAGGCGGGCGTATCGATGGCAGGCCAACTCTTCGCCGATCCGGCACGCGCACGACGAGTGGCGGCTGGAACCGCGCCCGGTTCCGGCTTGGTCTCGACCGTGGGTGAACTGGCGGTGGTGCAGCGAGATGGTGCCGATCGCCGGATCGGGGCCGCAGGCCCAGCAGCGGAGCCCGGTGCACGACTGGTGGCGCATCGCCCCGAACGTCGTGCCGTGATCGAGCAGCGCCGCGGTTCGGCCACCGTCTACGTCAAGGTGGTTCGCCCCGGACGCCTGGACGCGGTGCCGTGGGTCTCGGAGCACCTTCACCGTGCGGGAGTGCGAGTGCCGCAGGTGCTCGCCCACGACTCGACCAGTCTGACCATGGCAGCGCTACCCGGAGCCACCCTGCACGCTGTGCTCGGTACGCCGCAGACATCCACCACAGCGGCGTATCGGGCGGGGAGAGCGGTGGGCCGTGCGATCCGTCGTCTGCACGATGTGCCGGTGCCCGGCAGCGGGCCCGTCCGGCACGACCACGCCGCGGAGGTGGAGGTGACCCGGCGCTGGATCGGGCTCGCACGGGCCTACGGTGTGCTGCCGTCGGTACCGACGCAGCTCGGGGCGAGTGCGGGTTCTCTCACCGAGGCGTCCGAACCGGTATTGCTGCACCGGGACCTGCACGACAAGCAGGTCGTCATCGACGGCTCCGACGTCGGCCTGCTCGACCTGGACCTGCTCGCCGTCGGAGATCCGGCGCTCGATGTGGCGAATCTTCTCGTGCACCTGGAGTTGCGGGTCGGCCAAGGTCACACGTCCGCGGCGCTCGCGCGTTCGTGCGGGACCGGCCTGCTCCGCGGATACCGGATCAGCGAGGCGGTGCACCGCAGACTGCCGGTATACGCGCAGCTCACCAGGCTGCGGCTCCTGGCCGTCTACGCCTTCCGGCCCGCGGGCCGGAAGGCTGCGCGCCAGGTGCTGACCGAGCCATGGCGCTGGTGA
- a CDS encoding DUF4352 domain-containing protein — protein sequence MNAQHTPGPDGQYPPAGSYAPQGPGSYQSPGQPGPGFPTGPPAQGGPPQPEPTKRSWFARHKVLTVLGALVALIIVFSALSSGGSDEPEADPAPSTAATPADTGDEPANEADAEPADEAAEQTPGIGDPARDGTFEFVITEVETGVAQVGDEFLSEEAQGQFVLVHLSVTNIGDQAEYFFDSDQTLIDTEDRQHSADSEAGIYLGDNETFLSEINPGNTLEGIIVFDVPADATPAGIELHDSAFSGGVSVTLE from the coding sequence ATGAACGCTCAGCACACACCTGGCCCGGACGGCCAGTACCCGCCCGCCGGTTCCTACGCTCCGCAGGGCCCCGGCTCCTACCAGAGCCCGGGCCAGCCGGGGCCGGGATTCCCCACCGGACCCCCGGCCCAGGGCGGCCCACCTCAGCCCGAGCCGACGAAGCGGTCCTGGTTCGCCCGGCACAAGGTGCTCACGGTGCTGGGCGCGCTGGTGGCACTCATCATCGTGTTCAGTGCACTCAGCAGTGGTGGTTCCGACGAGCCCGAGGCCGACCCGGCGCCGTCCACCGCCGCGACACCCGCCGATACCGGCGACGAGCCGGCCAACGAAGCGGATGCCGAACCCGCCGACGAAGCCGCGGAACAGACTCCCGGCATCGGAGACCCGGCACGCGACGGCACCTTCGAGTTCGTCATCACCGAGGTCGAGACCGGGGTGGCGCAGGTGGGTGACGAGTTCCTCAGCGAGGAGGCGCAGGGCCAGTTCGTGCTCGTACACCTGAGCGTGACGAACATCGGCGATCAGGCCGAGTACTTCTTCGACAGCGACCAGACTCTTATCGACACCGAGGACCGGCAGCACTCGGCCGACTCGGAGGCAGGCATCTACCTCGGCGACAACGAGACGTTCCTCTCCGAGATCAACCCGGGGAACACACTCGAAGGCATCATCGTCTTCGATGTCCCGGCCGATGCCACGCCTGCGGGTATCGAGCTGCATGATTCCGCCTTCTCCGGTGGGGTGAGCGTCACCCTGGAGTAG
- a CDS encoding glycosyltransferase: MSLHERGEPRIGYVLKMYPRFSETFILNEVLALEDLGVDLEIFSLRPPADGRFHEALAQVHAPVSYLPHHLRSAELWRVFGRARSSIPDLFAHLDDLLDASPDEAAAAVELAVQVRHRAITHLHAHFGSVATTVARLAARITGIGYSFTAHAKDIFHEEVDHADLRRKLAEAEFVVTVSDYNLRYLQERFGADADRVVRIYNGLDLRSFAYRPRTGEAELVVVAVGRLVEKKGFVHLIDAIAILAHQGAPMRLEIAGTGPEEAALRARVEEHGLNERVTFHGPLPQHQVADLLARAAVFAAPCVIGSDGNRDGLPTVVLEALALGTPCVATPVTGMSEAVLNDQTGLLVPEADPDALAGALQRLLDDTPSARRFAEAGRRLVEDRFDARRNAGELRRLMAAHHQRPIGAEAKVGVR, encoded by the coding sequence ATGTCCTTGCATGAGCGTGGCGAACCCCGCATCGGGTACGTGCTGAAGATGTACCCCCGGTTCTCCGAGACCTTCATCCTTAATGAGGTACTCGCACTCGAGGATCTCGGTGTCGACCTGGAGATCTTCTCCCTCCGCCCACCGGCGGACGGACGCTTCCACGAAGCACTGGCTCAGGTGCACGCACCCGTGAGCTACCTCCCGCACCACCTGCGTTCGGCCGAGCTATGGCGTGTGTTCGGCCGAGCCCGCTCGAGCATCCCGGACCTGTTCGCCCACCTGGACGACCTGCTGGATGCCTCTCCGGATGAGGCAGCCGCCGCCGTCGAGCTGGCCGTCCAGGTGCGCCATCGAGCGATCACGCATCTGCACGCGCACTTCGGTTCGGTCGCCACCACGGTGGCGAGACTGGCCGCGCGCATCACCGGGATCGGGTACAGCTTCACCGCCCACGCCAAGGACATCTTCCACGAGGAGGTCGACCACGCGGACCTGCGTCGCAAGCTCGCAGAGGCCGAGTTCGTGGTGACCGTCTCCGACTACAACCTCCGATACCTGCAGGAACGCTTCGGCGCTGACGCCGACCGTGTGGTGCGGATCTACAACGGCCTGGACCTGCGTTCATTCGCCTACCGGCCGCGGACAGGGGAAGCAGAGCTGGTCGTGGTGGCCGTCGGCCGGCTGGTGGAGAAGAAGGGCTTCGTGCACCTGATCGACGCCATCGCGATCCTTGCTCACCAGGGCGCGCCAATGCGGCTGGAGATCGCCGGGACCGGGCCCGAGGAGGCTGCCCTGCGAGCTCGGGTCGAGGAACATGGCCTCAACGAACGCGTGACGTTCCATGGACCGCTCCCGCAGCACCAGGTAGCGGATCTGCTGGCCCGGGCAGCAGTGTTCGCCGCCCCCTGCGTGATCGGAAGCGACGGCAATCGGGACGGGTTGCCCACGGTCGTGCTCGAGGCACTCGCTCTCGGCACCCCATGTGTGGCCACCCCGGTGACCGGGATGTCCGAGGCTGTGCTGAATGACCAGACCGGACTGCTGGTCCCGGAGGCGGACCCGGATGCGCTCGCAGGTGCGCTGCAGCGGCTTCTCGATGACACCCCGAGTGCGCGGCGATTCGCCGAGGCGGGCCGGCGGCTGGTCGAGGACCGCTTCGATGCCCGTCGCAACGCAGGAGAACTGCGGCGGTTGATGGCCGCACACCACCAGCGACCCATCGGTGCCGAGGCCAAGGTGGGGGTGCGGTGA
- a CDS encoding glycosyltransferase family 4 protein has protein sequence MRRVVYVCTDPGIPVFGSKGASVHVRAVLRRLVAAGLEVDLITPRTGGDAPPDLAQVRVHLLPQVVGADPADRERSAQASEAGVAALLDTIADDGPIDLVYERYALWGRTSSAWAQRRGIRSILEVNAPLVHEHADHRGLVHRDGAEQVARQAIGRAGAVVCVTESVARWARSCTPTPERVQVIANGVDTHRITPSPAPPVPAATDPFTVGFVGTLKPWHGVDVLIDAMALLIHTDPSYRLLVVGHGPQAAALAERARGRAITGAVEFTGAVDPDEIAAMLRRMAVATAPYPPMRDCYFSPLKVQEYLAAGVPVVASRIGVLPEVLDDGRLGELVAPGDPDELAGAIASLRADAGRRAQLRRDAVQAARAHDWDHVVRRAVGLVGLTLPVRRDDDALV, from the coding sequence ATGCGTCGCGTCGTCTACGTGTGCACCGACCCGGGGATACCGGTGTTCGGGTCCAAGGGCGCGTCCGTCCACGTCCGGGCGGTCCTGCGCCGGCTGGTCGCGGCAGGCCTGGAGGTCGACCTGATCACCCCACGCACCGGGGGAGATGCGCCGCCAGATCTGGCTCAGGTGCGGGTACATCTGCTGCCGCAGGTGGTGGGTGCGGACCCGGCCGACCGGGAACGATCCGCGCAGGCCAGCGAGGCGGGCGTTGCCGCACTCCTGGACACGATCGCCGACGACGGTCCGATCGACCTCGTCTACGAGCGCTACGCCCTGTGGGGCCGTACCTCCAGCGCATGGGCGCAGCGCCGGGGTATTCGGAGCATCCTCGAAGTCAACGCCCCCTTGGTGCACGAACACGCCGATCATCGTGGTCTGGTCCATCGCGACGGCGCCGAGCAGGTGGCACGCCAAGCGATCGGACGAGCCGGCGCCGTGGTGTGCGTAACCGAGTCGGTGGCCCGATGGGCACGGTCGTGCACACCGACGCCGGAACGTGTGCAGGTAATCGCCAACGGGGTGGACACCCACCGGATCACGCCGAGCCCGGCGCCTCCCGTGCCGGCGGCTACGGACCCGTTCACGGTCGGTTTCGTCGGCACGCTCAAACCGTGGCACGGCGTTGATGTGCTCATCGACGCCATGGCGCTGTTGATCCATACCGATCCCAGCTACCGGTTGCTCGTGGTCGGCCACGGTCCGCAGGCCGCAGCGCTTGCCGAACGTGCCCGTGGGCGCGCCATCACCGGGGCCGTGGAGTTCACGGGTGCCGTGGATCCGGACGAGATCGCCGCCATGCTGCGCCGGATGGCGGTGGCCACTGCGCCATATCCGCCGATGCGGGACTGCTACTTCTCGCCGCTGAAGGTGCAGGAGTACCTCGCTGCCGGGGTCCCGGTCGTTGCCAGCAGGATCGGGGTGCTGCCCGAAGTGCTCGATGATGGGCGGCTCGGCGAGCTGGTGGCACCGGGGGATCCCGACGAGCTGGCCGGCGCCATCGCGTCGCTACGCGCTGATGCCGGACGCCGCGCCCAACTGCGCCGGGACGCTGTGCAGGCTGCACGGGCCCACGACTGGGACCACGTCGTTCGCCGGGCCGTGGGTCTGGTGGGTCTGACGCTACCCGTGCGGAGGGACGACGATGCCCTCGTCTGA